One genomic window of Pecten maximus chromosome 3, xPecMax1.1, whole genome shotgun sequence includes the following:
- the LOC117324023 gene encoding actin-histidine N-methyltransferase-like, with product MGKKSKKQKDAAAAAAGKRASTPEHKELSKASKKEVMELATKMLEFCSKPIPPGPKEIEDFPEIYSMVEKIRGIQTDVILTQPEREACIPAFIEWLNNNKVDTSAIEIENFQHVGYGIKVTKDLKEMDPFVIVPRKLMLTTNTARASGLDALIAEDKILQAMPSIVLALHLLCERRNTESFWKPYLDMLPSQYTTPLYFSPEELALLKGSPAYKDCVNQYRNIARQYAYFYRVLQNHPAAAKLPIKDCFTYDDYRWAVSTVMTRQNQVPTPDGDRLTFALIPLWDMCNHCNGTITTDYNVEDDCCECFALRDFTKGEQIMIFYGARSNAELLIHSGFVYPDNEWDRIAVKLGISKGDPLFEQKSDLLMKLGLEVSRSFFIHRGRFPLDPQILAFLRVFCMSDENLKEFQSSPLTEEKMESLGDVSTPVSIENDEKVWSFLETRSALLQKAYDTTAEEDEELLKSVDFNENQKLLICLRMCEKRILLSTQTFAKTMKEKLTIKQND from the exons ATGGGCAagaaaagtaaaaaacaaaAGGATGCTGCTGCTGCAGCAGCTGGGAAGCGAGCAAGTACTCCTGAACATAAAGAGTTGTCAAAGGCTTCTAAGAAAGAAGTGATGGAATTAGCAACAAAAATGCTGgaat TTTGTTCAAAACCTATTCCTCCTGGTCCAAAGGAGATAGAAGACTTTCCGGAGATTTACAGCATGGTGGAGAAAATCCGTGGCATTCAGACAG ATGTAATACTCACTCAACCAGAGAGGGAAGCATGCATTCCTGCCTTTATTGAATGGTTAAATAACAACAAAGTAGACACATCTGCCATAGAAATAGAGAACTTCCAACATGTGGGATATGGCATCAAAGTCACCAAAGATCTCAAA GAAATGGACCCTTTTGTAATTGTTCCACGGAAGCTAATGCTGACAACCAATACGGCTAGAGCATCAGGATTGG ATGCCTTGATTGCTGAAGACAAGATCCTACAGGCCATGCCAAGCATTGTGTTGGCACTCCACCTTTTGTGCGAGAGAAGAAATACTGAGTCCTTTTGGAAACCCTATCTTG ATATGCTTCCTAGTCAATATACAACACCTTTATACTTCTCACCAGAGGAGCTGGCTTTGCTGAAGGGATCCCCAGCCTACA AGGATTGTGTTAATCAGTACAGAAACATCGCTCGTCAGTACGCTTACTTCTACAGGGTATTACAG AATCATCCTGCTGCTGCCAAACTACCCATAAAAGACTGTTTTACTTATGAtgattacag ATGGGCTGTATCTACAGTAATGACAAGACAGAATCAGGTGCCCACGCCCGATGGTGATAGATTGACCTTTGCCCTCATACCACTGTGGGACATGTGTAATCACTGTAATGGAACG ATAACTACAGATTACAATGTGGAGGACGACTGCTGTGAATGTTTTGCTCTCAGAGACTTCACAAAAGGAGAACAG ATAATGATATTCTATGGTGCCAGATCTAATGCAGAGCTACTTATACATAGTGGATTTGTATACCCAGACAATGAGTGGGACAGAATAGCAGTTAAACTGG GTATCAGTAAAGGAGATCCCCTATTTGAACAGAAGTCTGACTTGCTGATGAAGCTGGGACTGGAAGT TTCTCGGTCATTCTTCATACATCGAGGGAGATTTCCGCTTGATCCACAAATCCTTGCCTTCCTCAGAGTCTTCTGTATGTCAGATG AAAATCTGAAGGAGTTTCAGTCTTCACCCCTTACGGAAGAAAAGATGGAAAGTCTTGGAGATGTTTCTACACCAGTATCTATAGAAAATGATGAGAAGGTGTGGTCATTTCTAGAAACTCGTTCGGCTTTGTTACAGAAAGCTTACGACACTACTGCAGAG GAAGATGAGGAGCTTCTTAAATCTgttgatttcaatgaaaacCAAAAACTGCTGATTTGTCTACGTATGTGTGAAAAAAGAATCCTGTTATCAACACAAACATTTGCCAAAACAATGAAAGAAAAATTGACTATAAAACAGAATGATTGA